GCACTATCTAATGGATGGATGAAACTAGCCACAAGAAAATCAGAAATGACTGCATCAGTGATGCTGGAGTCTGCACACTCGTGCTGTCCACACAGTGTTGTAAACTGCTGGTCAGAAAGTGCGCAGCAAACATTGATCCCTATTCCTGCAGTATTTTCCAATTGAAACGTGCAGCTTTCGAGTATTTTCCAACTTGAGAGATTTCAGGcttatagtgggcctgattcatcttcaaacgtaagtccatttgtgtgGCGTATCTTGCgcgaaatagctctgcgcatgcgccagaacGGGACTTCCGCCAGTGAGCGCAAttgcattcaattcatgtctAAATGCAAATGGCACTTAGAccagcctacgacttgaagggaaGAACACGGACGGGAAGGTGGAGGGCGGACATAggtaatgtatagtaagggcatgcCGAGGGCGAGCTAATGCAGATGCTGCCGATTCAAGTTCAGGGTTTCTTCTTAAGTAGTTATTTtctagccgtatcatttgcaccagctacagggcaggtgtaagtgccaactgttagtgatgactacacgtatgtgtgccagaACACGTGTGCAATTAAGAGAagctattaaaatgcattttatgtacagtacgcattaagaacatcctgatttatatatttaatgtaaaagaaaattacaaaaaaaaacatttttttaaaacacatatttttatatatgattatagtattaagtgttgttaatttattttatagaatttttttttgcattcattctgatattactttatattgcacataggcatgtgcgtatcctgcattCTGTTCTCTCTGTCTAAGTAACGTATAGCCACAGCggacttatacccagattcaaatgctAATGTATATTGAGATCCACTTAGATTTGAATTTGGGCGTATGTGCGTACGAGCTACGTGCGTTATGTTTAAACGCAAGCTGCAAACAGGTTAtctctgaagatgaatcaggcctattatgTCTGAAGAAGCTCTTCACTTCCCATATTATCCCTTTTGTATATTGTCAACATCTGATAGGACATTTCTCCTATAACAACTAAACGCTGTTATGTGACATGTAAAGTTGTGCCAACACATTGGGTGGAAACCACtggtatatacaaatatatatatatatataaaatatatatatatatatatatatatatatatatatatatacagataaataTAACTTGCTGATACACATATCTTTCCCTCTAGCATCCTACTGAAGCGTAATAAGTTCCTGTACCACTATAAGAACCTACGTTGGGCAAGAGGTCGACATGAGACTTACCTGTGTTACATTGTCAAGCGGCGGTACAGCTCTGTTTCCTGCGCTATGGACTTTGGTTACCTGCGCAATCAAAGCGGCTGCCACGCTGAGATGCTATTCCTGCGGTACCTGGCTATCTGGCTGGGGCATGATCCATACAAGGCGCTCCGAGTCACCTGGTTCAGTTCCTGGAGCCCGTGCTGGGACTGCTCCAAGCGCACGGCTGACTTTCTGCGCAACCACCCTAACCTCAGCCTCCGCATCTTCACAGCCCGACTGTACTTCTGTGAGGACCGCAACGCGGAGCCAGAAGGTCTACGGAGGCTGCAGAAAGCAGGCGTGCGGTTGGGGGTCATGAGTTATAAAGGTAAGGTATTGGTAATAGAATCCGAATCTTCAGTGGTTGAGAACTTGGACACACTTTTTT
The nucleotide sequence above comes from Mixophyes fleayi isolate aMixFle1 chromosome 6, aMixFle1.hap1, whole genome shotgun sequence. Encoded proteins:
- the LOC142160179 gene encoding single-stranded DNA cytosine deaminase-like; translated protein: MDSILLKRNKFLYHYKNLRWARGRHETYLCYIVKRRYSSVSCAMDFGYLRNQSGCHAEMLFLRYLAIWLGHDPYKALRVTWFSSWSPCWDCSKRTADFLRNHPNLSLRIFTARLYFCEDRNAEPEGLRRLQKAGVRLGVMSYKDYFYCWNTFVETHEKRFEAWDGLHENSVRLSRKLRRILEPPYDMEDLHEAFDLLGL